From the genome of Aeromonas hydrophila subsp. hydrophila ATCC 7966:
CCAGGGTCTGGGCCTGTTGCAGATCGATGGACAACTGCTCCTTGGCCAGATCCAGATCAGGAGCCGACAGGGAGGACATCATCATTGCCAGAAAAAACAGTTGATTCATTGGATTAAGGGCAGCACGGGAGTGAGGGCATGTTATCCAAGCCCGCCCCCGTGCGTCCAGAGTTTACTGACAGATTGCGCGCCGACCCCGCGATCCGGGCCGTGGCAGCGCTGCAGGCCCGGCGGGGTGACGGATTATTGCCGGATCAGGCGCAGGTTGGCCGGCACCACTTCCCAGTCGCTGCGAAACGGGTTGATGTCCAGGCCGCCGCGGCGGGTGTAGCGGGCGTAGACCGTCAGCTGGCTCGGGCGGCAGAAGTGCTTGAGATCGGTGAAGATCCGCTCGATGCACTGCTCGTGGAACTCGTTGTGCTGGCGAAACGAGATGAGGTAGCGCAGCAGTTTTTCCCGGTCCAGCTGTGGGCCGCGATAGTGGATCACCACGGATCCCCAGTCCGGCTGGCTGGTCACCAGGCAGTTGGACTTGAGCAGGTGGCTGTGCAGGGTCTCCTCCACCTCCTGGCTGCCGGCCGCACCTTGCAGCAGGTCGGCATCGAACTCGTAACAGTCCACGGCGATGTCCTGTTCGTCGATGCACTCGCCCGGCAGGGCGGCAATGTGGTGCGGAGCCTGGGCCAGCGGGAACAGGGTGACGCTCACGTCGCTACCGGCACAGGCGCTCAAGTCCTTGACCAGCATGGCCTGCACCGCTTCCAGCGAGTCGCAGCGGGTCTGGTTGAAGGAGTTGAGATAGAGCTTGAACGACTTGGATTCGATGAGGTTCGCACTGGTGGCGGGCACCGAGACCTCGCCGACGGCGACCATGGGCTTGCCCCTGGCATTGAGCCAGGAGAGCTCGTACAGGGTCCAGACGTCGCAACCCTGGAACGGCAGCTCGCCGCCAAGACCGAGGTCGTCGCGGTTCAGGCTGCGGGGCACCGGCTGCAGCAGGGCCGGGGTGTACTGACTGATGTAGGCCGACTGTTGACCCAGGCTCAGCCCCTGCAGGGCGCTGGCTCCGGCGTATCTCTCTTGTTTGCTCATGTGTGCTGACTCGAACGTTGAATGGGCGATGGCAGAGCATGCGCCCGATGGGGGCGGCAAGGCGGGGAGCGCCGGCTGGCGATCCGCGCTGCACCTTGTCTGCTCATGGCTTTGATGGTGCAATAGCGAACTTTGGCAGCAATTGTGGGGAATTTCGATGTCGGATCAAGTCTTGTCTGCCCTGGAACACTTTTTTTTGCGCTGGCAGCGCGACGGCGAGGCGAGGCGAGGGCTGCCCCTGTGTGAGTGGGAGGCAGACTGGCGCTCCCCCTGCGAGCTGGATGAGCCCAAGGAGGGGCGGGTGGCCTGGCGCCCGCATCGGCGCGCCGAGCCCGCCGATTTCACGGCGATGAACGAGGCGCTCGAGCTGACCCTGCATCCGGCCGCGCAGGCCCTGTTTGGTGGCTGGTTCAGCCGCCCTGTGCCCTGCCTCTACAAGGGGTTGCGGCTCGAGTTTGTGCTGCCCTGGAACGAGGCGGATCTCGACTTGCTCAAGGAGAACCTCATCGGTCACCTGCTGATGCTGCGCAAGTTGAAGCGCTCACCCTCTTTGTTCATCGCCACCACCCGCAACGAGATGACGCTGGTGTCGCTCGACAACGAGAGCGGGCAGGTGTGGCTGGAGTGGCTCGATTCGGGTCGTCGGTTGGTGCTGGCCCCCTCATTGCCGGCGTTCCTCGAGCGGTTGGAGACCCTGCCGCAATAAAGAGTGTCAGCCGCAATGAAAAGCGCCTTGCCAATTGGCAAGGCGTTTTTGTTTGGTTCACCGTCGGGCTCAGTCCTTGAAATCCCAGGAGAGGTTGGCGACCAGCCGGCAGGGATCGCACTTGAAGTCGAAGATCTCGTGCAAGGGTTCGGCCAGCGCCCACTCGCCGCCGCAGCTCGGACAGGGACGGGCTTTCTCCTCGGCCGCACTCCGGCCGCCCACCCGGTAGAGGTAGTAGTAGGTGGGGATGCCGGTCAGGGCTTCCAGCCGCTTGCCAAGATCGCTGCCACGGCGCTGGAGCCGGCTGCCCACTTCACCGATTTCATGCAGCGCCGCATGCTCGGCGATGGAGCCGTTCATCTGCAGCTGATCGCACGCCTCCCAATCCTCCTGCCACTTGATGATCTGCTTGTGATCGCCGTTGGCGACGGCCGGCAGCCGATAGAGCGGGATGGGGGCGAAGTGGTCACCGCAGCGCAGCGGCGAGCAGGTGTGCAGGAAGCTGGTGTAGAGCAGCATCCAGCTGGGGCGCTCACCATCATGACCGCAAGGGTCGGTGCTGTCGGAGAGCAAATCCGCCCCCTGCAACTGGAGTTTGGGGGCGAGCAGGCCGGCTTGATTGAGCTGCTGCTCGGCCAGCTTGACCTGCTCGCTCTGGTTGTCCGGGTGCAGGCTGTCCTGCTCCGGGCAGACCACCCGGCTGACGAAATAGCCCTCGTGCATGCTGGTGGGGAACTCCCGGCCGAGGATCTGGCCCTGATAGCGCAGCATGTCGAGGTAATTGACGATGGCCCGCTCGGCCTCGACTAGCGAGGTGTCGCGATAGCACTCAAAGCAGAGTTCAAGGATGTACATGGCTTACTGCTTCCCCTGCTGGAGCAGCAGCTCGGTCAGCCGATCCACCTTCTGTTCGAGCCGCTCGAGCCGTTCAGCAAGCTGCAGCAGGGTGGGCTCGGCGGCGGGAGCGGGGGTCATTTGCGCTGTGCTTCCGGCTTCCGAAGCGCTGGCGGGCTGCTGCTTCCACTGGCTAAGCACTTTGAGCAGCTCGGCCATGGGAACGGGCTGGCTGAGGCGGGCCTTGACCATGGCGGTGGAGGGGGTGATCCCCTTGGCGGCCAGTTCATTGGCGATGCGGATGATCTCTTGGGCTGACATGGGACTCCTGCGCAGGATGAAAAGTGGTTCGGGCTGGACGGGCAGAGAGCTTAACCAAAGCGCGGGGCGCTGAACAGCGGGGCAAGGGTCAGTCGGGCCGGCGCAGCAGCACGTCCAGTTCGTCGATGGCTTCCGACCAGTCCGCATCGTTCCACAGGGCATCGCGCAGAAAGTCGGCCTGGGCGCGGTTCCAGAAGGGGGCTTCCGGCAGCAGGGTCTGGTTGTCCAAGCGGTGCTCGTGAATGAAGCGGTGCAGGCTCAGCTCGTCGTTGGCCAGCCCCAGCTGGGCAAACAGGGCGGCCAGATCGTGGGTCAGGAATTCCATCTCATCTCTCCCAAGAGGCATTCCTGAATATTATAGGCCCGCCCCGTGGCGGCAGATTTACAGGGTGGGCACCCGGTGGGGTGGCAGCTCGACACCGACCACCTGCAGCCCCTGCATGCGCAGTTGCCCCAGATAGTGGCTCTCGCCATCGCTGGAGAATTCAAACTCGTAATAGGTGAGCAGCCGCAGCGGCTGGTGGGCCAGCGCACGGTGGCTACGGGCCAGCGACAGCAGTTGCAGGTCGTGATGCTGGCAGTAGCGGCGCATGTATTGCCAGGCGAGCTCGGCCTGACGCCGCTGGTGCCAGAAGGCACCGGCACCGAGGATAAGCAGCAAGATTGCGAACATTTCACCCATCGCGGGCTCCTTCCGGGGTGTGATCCGTGGCGACAGGCGACCCGTCATGGTGGCGGGTCGCCGACATCATCAGGCCGAGGCGAACAGGCGACCGATGGCCTGGCCCAGGGCGTCGCTGCGCTCGGGGTCGCGCAGCCTGGCCAGCATATCATTGCGCAGGGCCGGCAGGGTCACCAGCTCGGCAAATACCTGATTGAAGAACTGGGTCGGCTGCAGGGCCAGCTGTTCCAGGAACAGGCTGAGCAGGCCGGCATCCTTCAGATCGGGCCAGAGCCGGCCGGCGATGGCCAGCAGCAGGGCCGGGCTTGGCTGGGTTTGCAGCAGGGTCAGCAGCTTGTTGGTGCGCATGCTGCTGCCATTGCAGGAGGCCAGTGCCCGGCACAGGTAGGCCAGGGTCTCGGCATTGGGCTCGGCACACTCCTGCTCCTTGCCGATGCGCTCGAACAGGGCGCCCTGCACGGCCGGCGGCAACGGGGCGTTTTCCAGGCTCTGACAAAGGGCGTAGAGCGGCTCTTGCGGCAGTTTTGGCAGCGCCTTGCACACCAGCGCCAGGTTGCGTTCATCCTGCAGCCGCTCAGCGAGATCGGCAAAACCCTGTACGCCAAGGGTCTGCCATCCCTCTGGCGTCGGGGCCGCCAGATAGTGGCAGAGCCCCTCGAAGTAGGTCGAGGGGGCCTGCTCCAGCTGACGGGCCAGTTTGGCGTGCAGGCTGGCCATCTTGGCCTCGGCCGGGCGGAAGGTGTAGGGGTTCTCCGCCAGACGCTGGGCCTTCTCTTCGTCGAGATCGCCGGTCAGCTTGTAGCCCAGGGTTTCCACCACCTGATCCATGAAGTGTTTGGGGCCGCTGGCGATGAGCAGACCGCGCTCGTCGAGGGCAAACTTGAGAAACCACAGGTAGTGACGGGATTCGGCCGGCTGGAAGAAGTGGACGCCTAGCCAGGCGTGCTGCTGCAGGGGCCAGGGGTAGGGCTCCTGCTGCTGCTCGATGCGCTCGAAGGTGTCGCTCGCCAGTGGTCGCACCTGGCGGCCCATGTCGAACAGTTGAAACTGGGTGTCGGCCTGAGTCAAGAATTCGGTCAGCGTATTGATGGTGGACATGAGGTGATCCGGCTAAGGGTGATGCGGGCCGATTATAAGGAGGTTGCACAAGATAGCCAGTGGGGGAGCGCCGCCCGGCATCTGGCCCGGTACGCCTAGAGCGGGAGCCGCCATGGTTCTTCGCCCGTGTTGTCGGCCGCAAGGGGCATGGCAGAGGATAGGGGGGAGGGTGTATAGTAACGCCCTTTTTTGCAAAGTTCGGCCTGCCGCCAGCGACACAGGATTGGCGGCGGACGGTGTGTGGTGATGAGGAAGAGAACGCAATGAATCAATATCTGCTGGTAGCCGGCCTGTTGGGTGAACTGACCGCCGAGCTGCAACGTCTGGAACGCTGGCAAGCGGCCCATCCGGGTGAAGAGGCCCTGGCCAGCGAGCTGCCATTTTGCGTCGATACCCTGAGCTTCGATCAGTGGCTGCAGTTCGTGCTGATCCCGCGTATGGAGCAGCTGGTGCTGCTGCAGGCGCCGCTGCCCAGCAGCGTCTCCCTCTATCCCATGGCCAGCGAAGTCTACAAGGAGGAGCTGGCCGAGGTTGAAGCCCTGCTGCGCCTGATCGCCCGCTTCGATCTGCTGCTCTCCGGCAAAGTGGTTGAGCAATGATGCGTGAGCAGGCACAAGAACAGAACGCCTTGCAACTGACCCTGCTTTATCAGGATGACTGGCTGGTGGCGGTCAACAAGCCCTCCGGCCTGCTGGTGCACCGCAGCTGGCTCGACAAGGCCGAGACCCGTTTCGCCATGCAGATGACCCGGGATCTTATCGGCGGTCGCCACGTCTACCCGGTACACCGGCTCGACCGGCCCACCTCGGGGGTGCTGCTGTTTGCCCTCGATCCCGCCGTGGCCCGTACCCTGACCGAAGCCTT
Proteins encoded in this window:
- a CDS encoding DUF3549 family protein; translated protein: MSTINTLTEFLTQADTQFQLFDMGRQVRPLASDTFERIEQQQEPYPWPLQQHAWLGVHFFQPAESRHYLWFLKFALDERGLLIASGPKHFMDQVVETLGYKLTGDLDEEKAQRLAENPYTFRPAEAKMASLHAKLARQLEQAPSTYFEGLCHYLAAPTPEGWQTLGVQGFADLAERLQDERNLALVCKALPKLPQEPLYALCQSLENAPLPPAVQGALFERIGKEQECAEPNAETLAYLCRALASCNGSSMRTNKLLTLLQTQPSPALLLAIAGRLWPDLKDAGLLSLFLEQLALQPTQFFNQVFAELVTLPALRNDMLARLRDPERSDALGQAIGRLFASA
- the syd gene encoding SecY-interacting protein, whose amino-acid sequence is MSDQVLSALEHFFLRWQRDGEARRGLPLCEWEADWRSPCELDEPKEGRVAWRPHRRAEPADFTAMNEALELTLHPAAQALFGGWFSRPVPCLYKGLRLEFVLPWNEADLDLLKENLIGHLLMLRKLKRSPSLFIATTRNEMTLVSLDNESGQVWLEWLDSGRRLVLAPSLPAFLERLETLPQ
- a CDS encoding YqcC family protein; the protein is MNQYLLVAGLLGELTAELQRLERWQAAHPGEEALASELPFCVDTLSFDQWLQFVLIPRMEQLVLLQAPLPSSVSLYPMASEVYKEELAEVEALLRLIARFDLLLSGKVVEQ
- a CDS encoding DUF2789 domain-containing protein, producing the protein MEFLTHDLAALFAQLGLANDELSLHRFIHEHRLDNQTLLPEAPFWNRAQADFLRDALWNDADWSEAIDELDVLLRRPD
- the queF gene encoding NADPH-dependent 7-cyano-7-deazaguanine reductase QueF (Catalyzes the NADPH-dependent reduction of 7-cyano-7-deazaguanine (preQ0) to 7-aminomethyl-7-deazaguanine (preQ1) in queuosine biosynthesis) → MSKQERYAGASALQGLSLGQQSAYISQYTPALLQPVPRSLNRDDLGLGGELPFQGCDVWTLYELSWLNARGKPMVAVGEVSVPATSANLIESKSFKLYLNSFNQTRCDSLEAVQAMLVKDLSACAGSDVSVTLFPLAQAPHHIAALPGECIDEQDIAVDCYEFDADLLQGAAGSQEVEETLHSHLLKSNCLVTSQPDWGSVVIHYRGPQLDREKLLRYLISFRQHNEFHEQCIERIFTDLKHFCRPSQLTVYARYTRRGGLDINPFRSDWEVVPANLRLIRQ
- a CDS encoding Zn-ribbon-containing protein; this encodes MYILELCFECYRDTSLVEAERAIVNYLDMLRYQGQILGREFPTSMHEGYFVSRVVCPEQDSLHPDNQSEQVKLAEQQLNQAGLLAPKLQLQGADLLSDSTDPCGHDGERPSWMLLYTSFLHTCSPLRCGDHFAPIPLYRLPAVANGDHKQIIKWQEDWEACDQLQMNGSIAEHAALHEIGEVGSRLQRRGSDLGKRLEALTGIPTYYYLYRVGGRSAAEEKARPCPSCGGEWALAEPLHEIFDFKCDPCRLVANLSWDFKD
- a CDS encoding DUF3301 domain-containing protein; translation: MGEMFAILLLILGAGAFWHQRRQAELAWQYMRRYCQHHDLQLLSLARSHRALAHQPLRLLTYYEFEFSSDGESHYLGQLRMQGLQVVGVELPPHRVPTL